CACCCATTCCGTCGATACTTGAAAACGGCGGAAGCAATTTGCCATCCACGATCTGGAACTTGGTCGCCTTGGATTTGTATACATCGATCGGCAGGAATTCAAAGCCTCTGGCATACATTTCCTGCACCAGTTTCATATCTTTCATGGTATCCTGCTCTTTCTTTGAAAGACTGTCGGAACGTTTTTTATAGTCCTGTATGTAATAATTCAGTTTGTCCTTTCCCTGACACATGATCTCATAAGAAAATGCGTCCGCACGGATTCCAAAATAAGCGCCATAATAAGCCAGCGGATAATTGATCTTACAGTATGCGATTCGATACGCCATCATAACGTATGCTGCAGCATGGGCCTTCGGGAACATGTAGCTGATCTTCTTACAGGAATCGATATACCAGTCCGGTACATCCTTTTCCTTCATCGCCACTTCCCACTCCGGTTTCAGCCCTTTTCCTTTTCGCACACTCTCCATGATAGTAAAGGACAACGCACTGTCTACCCCTTTGTTGATCAGATAGATCATGATATCGTCTCGGGTACAGATTGCCGTGGAAATGGTGGCGATTCCAGATTTGACCAGATCCTGGGCATTTCCGAGCCACACATTGGTTCCGTGGGACAATCCCGAAATTCGAATCAGATCAGACAATGACTGGGGCTTTGCATCCTGTACCATCTGAATTACGAAATCCGTACCGAACTCCGGAACTCCCAGACATCCAAGGGGACATCCTCCGATATCTTCCGGTGCGATTCCAAGGGCACTGGTGTCATGGAATAAGGACAGAACTTTCGGATCATCCAGCGGAATGGATGTTGCCACGAACGGATGCTCCTCATTGTATTCATTTTCCATCGCATCCGATGTAATATATTCTTCCAGCGTACGAATGATCGTCGGATCATCATGTCCCAGAATATCCAGCTTCAACAAGTTGTGGTCGATGGAATGGTAATCAAAATGGGTCGTAATAATATCCGTTGTGGTATCATTTGCCGGATGCTGCACCGGCGTAAATTCGTTGATATTGTGTCCGTGAGGCAGTACCACGATTCCTCCCGGATGCTGACCGGTACTCCTCCGGATTCCGGTACATCCCTGCACCAGACGGTCGATCTCACATTTCCGTTTCCGGTTGCCCCGCTCCTCATAATAATTTTTCACATATCCAAATGCAGTCTTATCCGCAAGGGTCGCGATCGTTCCGGCTTTGAAGGTATGTCCCTCACCAAAAATAACTTCGGTATATTTATGGGCTTTTGCCTGATAATCTCCAGAGAAGTTCAGGTCAATATCCGGCTCCTTATCTCCCTTAAATCCAAGGAAGGTTTCGAACGGAATATCAAATCCAGCTTTCACCAGCGGAGCTCCGCAGTTCGGACAGGTTTTGTCCGGCATATCGTATCCGCACATTCCTGCAAAGGCTTTGACCTCGTCGGATTCAAAGTCACAGTAATGACACTCGGTGCAATAATAATGGGGACTCAACGGATTTACCTCCGTAATTCCCGCCATGGTCGCTACAAAAGAAGATCCAACTGATCCACGGGATCCTACCAGGTATCCTGCCGAATTGGATTTCCACACCAGTTTCTGGGCGATGATATACATCACGGCATATCCATTGGAAATAATAGAATTCAATTCCTTCTCCAGACGGGAAGATACCTGGATCGGCAAATCCTCTCCGTACATCTCATGGGCTTTGTTATAACAGATATCCCTCAATTCCTGGTCAGAATTTTCGATGACCGGCGGACACTTATCCGGATTGATGGGCGCAATCTTCTCGATCATATCTGCGATCCGGTTCGGATTGTCAATCACGATTTCTTTCGCCTTCGCAGCTCCCAGATAGTCAAATTCTGCCAGCATTTCTTCTGTGGTACGCAGATACAGCGGAGGCTGGTCATCCGAATCCGTAAAGCCTTTTCCACTCATGATGATCCGGCGGTATACTTCATCCTTCGGATCCAGAAAATGCACATCACAGGTGGCAACCACCGGCTTTTTAAACTGTTCTCCCAGTTTTACGATCCTTCGGTTGATATCCTTCAGATCTTCCTCGGAATTTACCGCGGTCACCTTGTCGCTTTCGATCATAAATTTGTTGTTGCCAAGCGGTTGAATCTCATAATAATCATAGAATTCCGCCAGTCTGGCAATCGTCTCCGGGGGCTGGTTATCCAGGATTGCCCGGTATAATTCTCCGGCTTCACAGGCACTTCCGATGATCAGACCTTCCCGGAGCTTGTTGAATTCGCTCTTCGGAATCCTTGGCCTTCTCGCAAAATACTCCAGATGGGACATGGAAACCAGTTGATAAAGGTTATATCTTCCCACCGTATTCTGTGCCAGAATAATGGCATGATAAGTTGGCAGTTTTTTGATTGCATCTTTATTGGTGGATCCATACTGGTTCAGTTCTTTTAAGGTATGAATTCCACGATCCTTCAGCATTTTCACAAATTTTACAAAGATCTCTGCCGTAGCCGCCGCATCATCCACCGCACGGTGATGATTTTCCAGAGAAATATCCAGTGCTTTCGCTACGGTATCCAGCTTAAATCTTGAAAGTCTCGGTAACAGGACTCTTGCCATCGCCACCGTATCCACAGATGTAAATTCCGGAACAATGTCCTGATATCGACAGTTTTGCTCGATAAAGCCCACATCAAAGGACGCATTGTGGGCAACCAGTGTAGCATCTCCTACAAACTCCAGAAACTCAGGTAAAATCTCCAGAATATCCGGTGAATCCATGACCATCTCATCCGTGATACTGGTAAGCTGTGTGATCTTGTACGGAATCGGTACTTTTGGATTTACGAAGGTACTGTAACGTTCCGTGATCTCGCCCTGTTCCACTTTCACCGCGCCGATCTCTATGATCTTATCTTTGATGGAACTAAATCCAGTCGTCTCAATATCAAAGACCACATAAGCATCATCCAGCGTCTGATCTTTGGCTTTGATCGCAATATCCCTCAAATCATCCACCAGATACGCCTCAACTCCGTAAATAATCTTAAACGGATCATCCGCATCCAATGTCTCCAGATAATGGTTGGCATCCGGGAACGACTGCACCACTCCGTGATCCGTGATTGCGATGGCCGGATGTCCCCAGTCATGTGCCCGCCTTACAATATCTTTCACTTCCGAGACTCCATCCATGTCACTCATCTTCGTATGGCAATGCAGCTCCACCCGCTTCACCGCACTCAGGTCCTGGCGTTTTTCGCGGAAATCTGATGACTTCTTAATTCCACGGACAGATACAATGGTCAGTTCCCCGTCAAACCGGTCAAAGGAAGTAATCCCGCAAATTTTTAAAAATGCTCCTTTTTTCACTTCCGCCAGAAGATCCGGGAGCTGCTCGTTCTGCGTAAACATTTTCACGGTAATGGTATCCGTCTCATCGGTTACCGCAAACATCAGGATTGTCTTTTCATTTCGGATCTCTCTGGTATCCACGCTGATTACCATTCCGTGGAACGTAATTTCTCCCATTTCTCCCACGACCTGATCCAGACTGATCGGTTCAGAATCAAAATTCCGTCCCCAGATCAGATTCGGATCGTCAGAACCGGGGCCCCGTTTGAAGCCGCCCTTCAAAAAGCCTCCTTTGGAAAATCCTCCCTTTTGGAATCCGCCTTTTCCGTTTCCTTCTTTTGCCTTTCCATTTGCCGGACTGTCCTTTAAAATCTTCTTCTGCCCATCTGTTTCTGATTTCTTTTCTTCTTTTCTTTCTGCCTGTTTTTCTTCCTGGTATACGGTACTTCTGGCAAAGATCGCATTGATTTCTCTTTGCAATGCCACATCTTCCATTTCCGCTTCATTTGACTTTTCTTTTTCTTTAAACGTCATGCGTATTTCTGCCGGCATCCGGAACCGTTCCTCGAAAATCTTGTGAAGAAGCTTTAGGATACATTCTTTTTTCCCTTCTGCCACCACGGAAGACTCCATCTCAATACAGAGGATGTTTCCCTCTTCCACATGGTATTCTGCCTGTGCGAACATATTTCTGGCAAGGATACTGATCTGTTCCAGTTCCAGCAGGATACTTTCCCAGTACTCCGTGATCACATTTTCCAGAGTATACTGTCCCGAAAGCTGATAGGTGTCTCTCACCTGGATCTGGATCATATTCTGCCCAAATAACTGTTCCTTAATCTTTCTTTCCAATTCCAGAATCCTGCGTTTCTGGATCATATGATGGCTGAACAGATGGACTCTGATAAACCGACGGTCGGATGTGGTTGTTACTTTCGTCACTTCCGTCTCTTCAAACAGACCTCTTAAATCCTGATCTACTTTTAACGTTGGAAATACTTCAAAAAATCTTTTGCCCAACGACTACTCCTCCTTGTTCCAGTTCAACAATTCTTCTCTTAAAGTCGATAACAGTTCCTCTTCTTTTACTTTTTTTACGATTTCGCCTTTTTTGATCAGAAGTCCCTCTCCGATTCCTCCGGCAATTCCGATATCCGCTTCCTTTGCTTCTCCCGGACCGTTGACTACACAGCCCATGACTGCCACTTTCAGATCCAGATCGATATCCGCCACCATCTGTTCTACCTGATTGGCCAGAGAGATTAGATCGATCCTGGTTCTTCCGCAGGTCGGACAGGATACCACTTCAATCCCGCCTTTTCTTAAGTTTAATGTCTTAAGGATCAGTTTTGCCGTGCGGATTTCTTCCAGCGGATCCCCTGTCAGGGAAACCCGAATTGTGTTACCGATCCCCTCATTTAATATGATTCCAAGTCCCACGGAAGATTTGATATTTCCGGAATAAAGCGTTCCTGATTCAGTAATTCCCACATGCAGAGGATATGGACATTCTTTCGCAATCAGTTCATGCGCTTTCACACACATCATCACATCCGAAGATTTGATACTGACTACCAGCTGATCGTACCCCATCTTTTCGATCATGCGCACTTTATCCATAGCACTTTCCACAATGCCCTCTGCCGTAACTCCATGGTATTTTTCCACCAGTTCTTTTTCTAGCGAGCCACTGTTCACCCCCACACGGATCGGTACCTGATATTCTTTTGCTTTTTCTACGACCTTTCTGACCCGCTCTTCACTGCCGATATTTCCCGGATTGATCCGGATCTTGTCTGCACCGGCCTCGATCGCCGCAATTGCCAGCTTATAATCAAAATGAATGTCTGCTACCAGCGGAATATGGATCTGTTTTTTGATCTCTCTGAGTGCTTCCGCCGCTTCCATTGTAGGCACTGCACAACGGATAATATCACACCCAACCCGCTCTAACGCCAGAATCTGACTGACCGTCGCCTCCACATCTTCTGTCTTTGTATTGGTCATCGACTGGATCGCAATGGGATGATTTCCTCCGATCGTCACACCGCCAATCTTAATTTCTTTTGTATGTTCTCTCAACATCCGTCTTCCTCCTTTTTCTCTTTTTTCAAGGAAAAACCCTCTGTGCGTTGAAAAAATTCACATGCACAGAGGGGTATACTCTATTGTCTGTCCAGGATCATCTGATCCCCATATTCCCGATCTGTCAAAGTCAGTTGTCCGGCTTCTACACTATAATCATAAGTCGTCGCAACCGAATCTGCCGCATCCCGAAGCTCCGCCTCATCGATACTGTCACCGGCTTTTTTCACCACCGCATCCAGATCCGTATCTTCTACATTCAGTGTAAATGTCTTGGTGTCTTTATCCATGCTGTATTCCATGGGAACTTTGACCTGACTGTCATCGAACTGTTCTGGCCAGGAAACATAGACTGTTGTCTTCCCCTTTACCGTCATTATCATTCCGCTTTCTTCATCCTGCCAACTGCCTTCCAGTGGATTAGAGCGAAACATCTTTGTCAGAAAAAATGCAACGATCAGAATGATCACAATCGTAGAAACCGACGATACGATCCTCCAGAGCCAGCTTCTTTTTTCTTCATCATTCTTTGCAAACATAACCTGTTCCTTCCTCATCTTATTCCTTATGGCAGTCTGACTTTTCCGATAACCTGAATGCTAATCCGAAAATCCCCTGCCCTTTAAGTCATTATAAATTGTTTCACAAACCCTGTCAATGTATTCCCTCCCACTGAATTTTCAGTTTGTCTATATCAAATTTTCACGTTTCATTTTGAAACTTTATGTTTTTCATGTTGATATTTGACACCTTTTCTATATTCTAATACGGAAACTGTTAAAATATACATATCTTACAGGAGGTGCTTCATGACATTCGGACAGAATCTGAAATATTTACGCGAAATACATCATGTCAAACAAGATGATCTGGCTGCATATTTGAAAGTTACCCGATCCGCTATCGCAGGCTATGAAACCCGTGGAAAACAGCCGGATTATGAAAAGCTGATCCAGATTGCAAAATACTTTAACGTCTCTGTAGATTATCTTCTGACCGGAAAGCAGACAGATGCTTCCGCACCGTCTCAGGATCATCTGCCATATACCAGGATACAAGATCGTGAATTGCTTGCCACATATCAGGCCCTCTCTCCATTATCAAAGAGAAGATTATGGGATTATATGCAGGTTCTGAAACTTGCTGAACGCTCCGAATCAGATCAATAAAATTGTAGATCGTATAAAACATGAAAAGAGAGTCCGCACCGGACTCTCTTTTCATGTTATTTCTCTCTATACTTCTAATCTTTAAATCATTTCTCATTTCTTTCACAAAAGGAATGCATAAGGGAACATCCGAAGCCCCAGTACTTTCTGAGAGCGAGCATGAGCGCCGCTCGAAGAGTATCTCTCTATGGGGCAAAGGCCAGCGTAAGCGGTTCCCGTTGCAACCTTTTGCGTAAGAAGTAAACCTTCATATCTTTTGTATAAATTATGCAAAAATAGTTCCCAGCACCGTATATGACAATATCGTCATGATCACAGATGCCAGCAACACTCCGCAGATGATCGCCGGAAATGCTTTGCGGAACTTCACTCCTACCAGAGAGGCAATCAGTGCTCCCGTCCATGCTCCCGTTCCCGGAAGCGGAATTCCCACAAACAGCAAAAGCCCCCAGAACTCATACTTTTCAATCTGGTCACTCTTTTTCATTGCTCTTGCTTCCATCCGTTCCACAAAAGGCTTTAAATGCTTCGTGCCTTTCATCCAGTTAAAGATCGGTGTGATCAGCAACAGAATAAACGGAATCGGGATCAGGTTTCCTATGATACACACCGGAATTGCAGTCCACATCGGCACGTTCAGAAGCGCCGGACCTGCAGCAAGAAGTCCGCCACGAAGTTCCAGGATCGGTACCATGGAAATAATAAATATAATGGCTTCTTTCCCAACCTTTCCTCCCAGGTTCGTCATAAACCAGCTAATCAGCGCTTCACTCATATCAGTTCTCCTTGCTCATAATCTTCTTCAGGGTGTCAAACAATGCTTCCATCTCTTCCCTGGTTCCTATGGTAATTCTCAGATAGTCTTTTAATTTTCCCTCAGGAAAATATCTGACGTAAATATCATGTTCTTTCAGTTGTGCAAATATCTCACACGCCTGATACTCCGGATGGGTCACAAACAAAAAGTTGGCTTCCAGTCCAGGATATGTAAATCCAAGTTTTTCAAACTCTTCTGCCGCCCAGGCTCTGGTCTCTTTGATCTGGTTTACCCGTTTTTCAAAATATGCCTGGTCTTTCACAGCCTCCACTCCGCACAGAATGGATGGAAGGTTCATCGTATAAGAATTAAAGGAATATTTTGCATCATTCAACCGCCGGATCAACTCCGGATTACCCATGGCAAATCCGATTCTCATGCCGGCCATTGCTCTGGACTTCGAAAAAGTCTGAACCACAAGCAGATTCTCATAACGTTCCAGTAAAGCCGCAGCAGACTCTGTATTGTCCGCAAAGTCAATATATGCCTCATCGATGATCACCACAGAATCCTGATTCTTCTTCAGAATCTCTTCGATCATTGTCAAAGATTCACCCACTGAGGTCGGCGCATTCGGATTCGGGAAAATGATTCCGCCGTTTTCTTTCTCATAATCTTCCATTCGGATATGAAACTCCTCATCCAACGGCTGACACTCATAAGGAATCCGGTAAAGTCCCGCCCATACTTTATAGAAAGAATAGGTGATATCCGGGAAAAGTATCGGCAGATCGGAATTGAAAAATGTAAGGAAACACATCGACAATACGTCGTCAGATCCCACTCCCACAAAAACCTGATCTTTCCGGAGGCCATATCTTTCTGCCAGTTCTGATACCAGCGCATTTGCCGTCGGATCAGGGTACAGACGCAGGCGATCCGGCTCCATCTTTCTTAAGGTCTCCTCCACCCCTTTTGCCGGCGGATACGGATTTTCGTTTGTATTCAGCTTAATCACCTTACGCTGTGGCTGTTCTCCCGGTACATAAGGCTCTACTTTTCGAATTTTTTCCTGGATTTTCTCACTTAATGCCATCTTTTTCTCCTTGTGTTACTTCCTGTTATCAATCACTTATACGAATTTTTACAGACCATATTCCTTTGCCATCTCCGCAAATTTCGGAAGGGAATTTACGATAGTCTCATAAGAGGTACAGTAAGCCAGTCGCACATATCCCGGACACGCAAAGGAACTTCCCGGAACGATCAGAATATGATATTCTTTTGCCTTTGCCACAAATTCTTTTTCATTTGCAACCGGAGACTTCACAAACAGATAAAAGGCTCCCTGCGGCTTAATACATTCATACCCCAACTCTCTCAGTCCGTTATACAAAGTCTCTCTGTTACGGTCATAGAAGGAGATATCTGTCTTTTCACCAATACATTTCTCTACCACTTTCTGCTGAAGTGTCGGTGCATTGACAAAACCCAGAATCCGATTGGCAACATTTGCTGCACTGATCAGCGTCTCACTATCTTTCACCTCATCAGGAATTACCAGATAACCGATCCGTTCTCCCGGAAGCGATAAAGATTTGCTGTAAGAATATCCCACGATCGTATTGGCATAATATTTTGTCAGATACGGTACTTCCACACCATCATAAGCCAACTCTCTGTACGGCTCATCGGAAATCAGGTAGATCTCCGTCTGGTATTCCTTCTGTTTTTTCACCAGAATCTCTGCCAGTTTCTGAATCGTAGCCTCTGAATAAACCACACCGGTCGGGTTGTTCGGTGTATTAACGATCACTGCTTTGGTTTTTTCTGTGATCTTTTCTTCAAACTCATCCAGCTTAGGCTGAAAATCCACGGTATTCGGTGATATTTCTACCAGGATTCCGTCATAATTATCCACATAACTTCTGTATTCTCCAAAATACGGTGCAAAGGTGATCACTTCGTCCCCTGGATTCAGAAGTGCTTTCAGGATCACATTCAATCCTCCTGCGGCTCCCACCGTCATCAGAATATTTTTTGCCGAAAAAGCCGTCCCGAATCTTTCATTCAGAGACTTTGCCACACAGTCGCGTACCTCTCCATATCCGGCATTGCTGTTCGTGTATCCATGGAGCACCAGCGGATCTTCCACCTCCAGAAGTTCTGCAATCGCTGCCTTTACGGCCTTTGGTGCCGGAACATTCGGATTACCGAGGCTGAAGTCATACACATTTTCTTTTCCGAATTCTTTTGCCATCCGGGTTCCTTCTTCAAACATCGCACGGATTGCAGAACTGTTTGCTACCATGTGTTCCATCTTTTTCGATATCATATTCTTTCCTTCTTTCCGTTATGTGTTTCTTTTACGCTTTTATCTTTCAGTGCATCTCTTTTTCCATTTTTCACTGCACCTGTCTTTTTGAGTCTTTCTTTTCCTCTTCAGAGCCGGTTTAACCTGCTGTTTTCTGTGATTCTCCCTTATTTTTTCAGAGTCACATACCCCTTTTCTTCCAGAAATGCCGGACGATAGGACATTTTTGCCTGACGCAGCCCATCTGCCCCAGTATCCTCTTCTCTGTTCACATATTGATAGTCCATACATTCATGCTGGACAAACTGCTGGTTGATCATCGGATAAGCACCGTCCACATCCGCATAAGCCTTCTCAATGTGCACCACGAAAGTATCCTCACAGAGTTTTTCTCCCATGGTAAAAGCAACGATCTCTCCTTCCACACGGAGTACGCCTCCCACCAGATTCAGTTCCCGAAACAGTCGAAGCGAATTGAGAGACACGCACATTTCCGCGTTTTTCTCTTCGTCATCTTCACATCCGTTCAGATTTCTCCACTTCAAAGCCATCTGGAAGCACTCTTCCACATTGTCTTCTGTCAGGGTCTCGTAGTCCCAGTCTTCATGGACACTTTTAAATTTGTTGATATGATTTCGCTTTCCGTGAAGCTTTTTCCCGGAAAGCGTCTCCAGTTTCTCCCGTTCATAAACATAATCTGCCTCATCCCGGTCATATTCGATCTGGAATTTCCCCGGGAAAAAGGTTTCTAACTGCGCAAACATTTCCGGCGTCACACTGTACATGGAAAATTCATATCCCTGTTCCTCTGAGTAAGCTTCCATCACAGACAATGCACGCTTCACGGCGTCCGCCTCCCCTGCCGGATATGCCCAGGAAAGATGGGTCTCATCCTGGCTCTTGAATACCAGTGCATCTTCTATGATCGCCCAAGTCACCGGATAATGTCTGGACCAGAGATAGACATTTGCAAAGGTTCTCTCACAGCTTCGGCTTGGAGCTTTCCCGAAATAGGATGTGATAATCTCCCGATCTTCCAGCTCTGTTTTCTTAAATTGATATTGCATGTTCTTTTTTCTCTTTTCTAATTCTCATTCATTTTCGCCAGTTTGGCTGCCTGGTCTGCCGCGATCAGGCTGTCAATGATTTCATCCAGATCTCCGTCCAGAATGGAATCCAGCTTGTGAAGAGTCAGTTTGATTCTGTGATCCGTCACACGTCCCTGCGGGAAATTATACGTACGGATCTTTTCCGACCGATCTCCTGTACCTACCTGGCTCTTTCTTGCTTCCGCTTCCGCATCATGCTGTTTTGCCAGTTCCAACTCGTAAAGTCTTGCTCTTAAGACTTTCAACGCTTTGTCTTTATTCTTTAACTGAGATTTCTCATCCTGACAGGAAATTACAATTCCTGTCGGAATATGTGTCAGACGTACCGCAGAGTCCGTGGTATTGACACACTGTCCACCGTTACCGGATGCACGGAACACATCAAAACGACAATCGTTCATATCCAGTTCCACATCCACTTCTTCTGCTTCCGGCATAATTGCCACCGTGATCGTGGAAGTATGGATTCTTCCGCCGCTTTCCGTCTCCGGAACTCGCTGTACACGGTGTACTCCACTTTCATATTTCAGTCTGGAATAAGCGCCCTGACCTGAAATCATAAAGACACATTCCTTAAATCCGCCGATTCCGTTTTCATTTAAAGAAATCATCTCTGTCTTCCATCTTCTGCGCTCTGCATAGTGTACCAGCATCCGGTAGATCTCAGCCGCAAACAATGCCGCCTCATCACCGCCTGCGCCGGCACGAATCTCTACGATAACGTTCTTGTCATCGTTTGGATCTTTTGGCAGAAGCAGAATCTTTAATTCCTGTTCCAGTTCTGCAACTCTTGCACGAGATTCAGACAATTCCTCTTTTGCCAGTTCCCGCATCTCTTCGTCTGATTCTTCTTCCAGCATTGCCAGTGAATCTTCGATATTCTGATTACATTTTTTATATTCTTTATAAGCTTCTACGATCGGGGCAAGATCACTTTGTTCCTTCATCAGTTTGCGGAAACGTACCGTATCATTGGCTACGTCCGGTTCCTGAAGTTCTCCCATTACTTCTTCGTAACGAATGAGTAAATCTTCCAATTTATCAAACATCTGCTTCTTCCTTTCTCTGTCCGTAACACTTCTTTATCTGTAACCTTTACATTTTTCTGATCAACATCTTATTTATCATACACGCCAGCCACCACACGGTCAAGCCCCGCCAGGTCCTTTTTCACGCTGACCGCAGAAAATCCGGAGTCTTCCAGCAATCCGCTGACAGCTTCTCCCTGATCGTATCCGATCTCTAGGATCAGCGTTCCTCCCGGCTTCAGATAACTCCCAACACCCGTTGCGATCCTGCGATAAAAATCCAGCCCGTCTTTTCCACCATCCAACGCCTGATAAGGATCATAGATTTTCACTTCTTCCTGAAGTGATTCAATCTCCGCCGTTGCAATATATGGAGGATTCGACAGGATCAGGTCAAACGTTCCGTCTGCCGCATCCCACAGATCCCCCTGACAAAATGTTGTCTGAACCAGTCCCTGCCTTTCTTCTTCTGCGAGCAACTGCGTTGCATTAGCCTTCGCCACATCCAGGGCTTTTTCACTCAGATCCGTTCCCAGACCGGAAAGATCTGTCCTTTTGTGTTCTGCCGCATATTTCAGCACGCTGATCAGAATACATCCGGAGCCGGTACACAGATCCAGAACCCGGTCTCCGCTTTTTATCCGGGAAACCGCTTCTTCCACCAGGACTTCTGTATCCTGTCGCGGAATCAGAACCGATTCATTGACCATAAATTTATATCCCATAAATTCCCAACTGCCCAACAGATATTGAAGCGGAATTCTTTGTTTTCTCTTTTCAGCCAGTTTCAGTGTCTCTTCTGTCACTTCTGGAGAAATCTCCTGACCCGGATCCATGAAAAAATCTGCTTTCGTCCTGCCGGTGGTGTGTTCCAGAAGATACCAGGTATCTGTCACCGGTTCCGGAACCTTTCCCGATTCCAGCAGTGCCTGCACCTGTATTCTAAGATCTTGAATCGTCATTTCCGTTTCTTCTCCTGTATTCTTTCTATTAAATATAGCATCTAAAATAAAGTATCTGCTTTTCAACCATTTTCTGTACGGCTCTTTCTTCGCACGAACCTTACAGTTTCAAACCGGACTGTGGATCATACATTTTCCTCATCGGATTTCGCCGGAAAATTCTCTTCCAGATATGCCCGCCAGTCAAACACTGCTTCTACTGCTTTGATTCCGACTTCGATCATCCCATCATCCGGCTCTTTTGTGGTCAGATTCTGAACCAGAAGTCCCGGTTTGCTCAGAAGATTCACCAATACATTCTCACTGCGTCCTGCCAGACGGATAATTTCATAAGAAATCCCGGCAATCACAGGAACCAGCAGCAGCCGGATCACAATCCGTAAAATCTGTGACTGAGCTGTGATAAAGAAACACAGAACAATACTGACCAGCATCACGAAAAACAGGAAACTGGTTCCACACCGTTTATGCTGTCTGGAACTTTTCCTTACATTTTCCACCGTAAGCTCCATCCCATGCTCGATGCAGTTGATACATTTGTGCTCCGCACCATGATACATAAAAGTTCTCTGGATATCTTTCGTTCTGGAAACCAACAGCAGGTATCCCAAAAAAATCAGGAGTCTCGCCGCTCCCTCCAGTGCTGTCACTGCAAATCTGGAATTCATGCGTCGTCCCAACAGATTACTGATCCAGTAGGGAAGAACCATAAATAATCCCAGCGCCAGAAACACCGACAGGATCATCACCGCCGTCATAAAACGCCGCTCCTTTTTTTCTTCTTTCAACCGCTGCGCTTCCGTCATATTCTTTTTTGCCTGCGTTTCTTCTTCCT
This window of the Mediterraneibacter butyricigenes genome carries:
- a CDS encoding PolC-type DNA polymerase III, yielding MGKRFFEVFPTLKVDQDLRGLFEETEVTKVTTTSDRRFIRVHLFSHHMIQKRRILELERKIKEQLFGQNMIQIQVRDTYQLSGQYTLENVITEYWESILLELEQISILARNMFAQAEYHVEEGNILCIEMESSVVAEGKKECILKLLHKIFEERFRMPAEIRMTFKEKEKSNEAEMEDVALQREINAIFARSTVYQEEKQAERKEEKKSETDGQKKILKDSPANGKAKEGNGKGGFQKGGFSKGGFLKGGFKRGPGSDDPNLIWGRNFDSEPISLDQVVGEMGEITFHGMVISVDTREIRNEKTILMFAVTDETDTITVKMFTQNEQLPDLLAEVKKGAFLKICGITSFDRFDGELTIVSVRGIKKSSDFREKRQDLSAVKRVELHCHTKMSDMDGVSEVKDIVRRAHDWGHPAIAITDHGVVQSFPDANHYLETLDADDPFKIIYGVEAYLVDDLRDIAIKAKDQTLDDAYVVFDIETTGFSSIKDKIIEIGAVKVEQGEITERYSTFVNPKVPIPYKITQLTSITDEMVMDSPDILEILPEFLEFVGDATLVAHNASFDVGFIEQNCRYQDIVPEFTSVDTVAMARVLLPRLSRFKLDTVAKALDISLENHHRAVDDAAATAEIFVKFVKMLKDRGIHTLKELNQYGSTNKDAIKKLPTYHAIILAQNTVGRYNLYQLVSMSHLEYFARRPRIPKSEFNKLREGLIIGSACEAGELYRAILDNQPPETIARLAEFYDYYEIQPLGNNKFMIESDKVTAVNSEEDLKDINRRIVKLGEQFKKPVVATCDVHFLDPKDEVYRRIIMSGKGFTDSDDQPPLYLRTTEEMLAEFDYLGAAKAKEIVIDNPNRIADMIEKIAPINPDKCPPVIENSDQELRDICYNKAHEMYGEDLPIQVSSRLEKELNSIISNGYAVMYIIAQKLVWKSNSAGYLVGSRGSVGSSFVATMAGITEVNPLSPHYYCTECHYCDFESDEVKAFAGMCGYDMPDKTCPNCGAPLVKAGFDIPFETFLGFKGDKEPDIDLNFSGDYQAKAHKYTEVIFGEGHTFKAGTIATLADKTAFGYVKNYYEERGNRKRKCEIDRLVQGCTGIRRSTGQHPGGIVVLPHGHNINEFTPVQHPANDTTTDIITTHFDYHSIDHNLLKLDILGHDDPTIIRTLEEYITSDAMENEYNEEHPFVATSIPLDDPKVLSLFHDTSALGIAPEDIGGCPLGCLGVPEFGTDFVIQMVQDAKPQSLSDLIRISGLSHGTNVWLGNAQDLVKSGIATISTAICTRDDIMIYLINKGVDSALSFTIMESVRKGKGLKPEWEVAMKEKDVPDWYIDSCKKISYMFPKAHAAAYVMMAYRIAYCKINYPLAYYGAYFGIRADAFSYEIMCQGKDKLNYYIQDYKKRSDSLSKKEQDTMKDMKLVQEMYARGFEFLPIDVYKSKATKFQIVDGKLLPPFSSIDGMGEKAAEAVEEAAKDGKYLSLDDFRQRTKVSKTVIDLMVELGILKDLPESNQLSLFDFA
- the ispG gene encoding flavodoxin-dependent (E)-4-hydroxy-3-methylbut-2-enyl-diphosphate synthase, with product MLREHTKEIKIGGVTIGGNHPIAIQSMTNTKTEDVEATVSQILALERVGCDIIRCAVPTMEAAEALREIKKQIHIPLVADIHFDYKLAIAAIEAGADKIRINPGNIGSEERVRKVVEKAKEYQVPIRVGVNSGSLEKELVEKYHGVTAEGIVESAMDKVRMIEKMGYDQLVVSIKSSDVMMCVKAHELIAKECPYPLHVGITESGTLYSGNIKSSVGLGIILNEGIGNTIRVSLTGDPLEEIRTAKLILKTLNLRKGGIEVVSCPTCGRTRIDLISLANQVEQMVADIDLDLKVAVMGCVVNGPGEAKEADIGIAGGIGEGLLIKKGEIVKKVKEEELLSTLREELLNWNKEE
- a CDS encoding helix-turn-helix domain-containing protein → MTFGQNLKYLREIHHVKQDDLAAYLKVTRSAIAGYETRGKQPDYEKLIQIAKYFNVSVDYLLTGKQTDASAPSQDHLPYTRIQDRELLATYQALSPLSKRRLWDYMQVLKLAERSESDQ
- a CDS encoding COG2426 family protein, with amino-acid sequence MSEALISWFMTNLGGKVGKEAIIFIISMVPILELRGGLLAAGPALLNVPMWTAIPVCIIGNLIPIPFILLLITPIFNWMKGTKHLKPFVERMEARAMKKSDQIEKYEFWGLLLFVGIPLPGTGAWTGALIASLVGVKFRKAFPAIICGVLLASVIMTILSYTVLGTIFA